A genome region from bacterium includes the following:
- a CDS encoding alpha/beta hydrolase, which yields MVSSESRERYRLLREGTPFGTNGFDLQGLRQGMATRREPVDPAVQCVPTAAGSVPATWVLAPGADPEVRLLYLHGGGFVSGSGAFYLPLAAHLSAAARCAVLLPDYRLAPEHPFPAGLEDCVQAYEWLAAHGPIGPTPARAMFIGGDSAGGGLTLSVLLVLRDRGQRPPDGALPLSPFADCTLSGDSIRSEDGLDPIMNPRCLPDFVNCYVPETQAHDPLVSPVFADYTDLPPLLIQVGEREIIRDDSVRVAARAQADGVDVTLEIWEGMWHVFQSHEPLVPEAREAIEHLAAFVRSRAASV from the coding sequence ATGGTATCGAGTGAGAGCCGCGAACGCTACCGCCTTCTGCGCGAGGGCACTCCCTTTGGCACCAACGGGTTCGACCTGCAGGGGTTGCGGCAGGGCATGGCGACGCGACGCGAGCCCGTTGACCCAGCGGTCCAGTGCGTGCCGACCGCCGCGGGGAGCGTGCCCGCCACATGGGTGCTGGCCCCCGGAGCGGACCCGGAGGTGCGGCTGCTGTACCTGCACGGCGGCGGCTTCGTCTCAGGGTCGGGAGCCTTCTATCTCCCGCTCGCGGCGCACCTTTCGGCGGCGGCGCGATGTGCCGTGCTGCTGCCGGACTACCGTCTGGCCCCTGAGCATCCCTTCCCGGCGGGCCTGGAGGACTGCGTCCAGGCGTATGAGTGGCTTGCGGCCCACGGTCCCATCGGGCCGACGCCAGCCCGCGCCATGTTCATCGGGGGCGACTCGGCGGGCGGCGGCCTGACGCTGTCCGTGCTGCTGGTGTTGCGCGACCGGGGGCAGCGCCCGCCGGATGGCGCCCTGCCACTGTCGCCCTTTGCCGACTGCACGCTGTCGGGCGACTCGATCCGATCAGAGGATGGCCTCGACCCCATCATGAACCCCCGCTGTCTTCCGGACTTCGTGAACTGCTACGTCCCGGAGACACAGGCGCACGACCCCCTGGTCTCACCGGTGTTCGCCGACTACACCGATCTGCCTCCCCTGCTCATCCAGGTCGGCGAGCGCGAGATCATTCGGGATGACAGCGTCAGAGTGGCAGCCCGGGCGCAGGCTGATGGGGTGGACGTCACACTGGAGATCTGGGAGGGCATGTGGCACGTGTTCCAGTCGCACGAGCCGCTGGTGCCCGAGGCACGCGAGGCGATCGAGCACCTGGCGGCGTTCGTGCGGTC
- a CDS encoding Gfo/Idh/MocA family oxidoreductase — MSKVRVGVVGLGGNGSGHTQSYWHSPNAELVGICDLNPQRLQWAKDSLGLDDSVGMYTSLEEMLDQANLDALSVNTSDHLHAGPFVQGLEAGCHVIVEKPMGNTLDDLYAMTEAARQSDRKTMVGQILRFNPYYNAVHDLCASGKLGEIFYLESDYIHALQGQADPARLNPFIGNINWYLEHEKVLVGGCSHQFDLLRWFANSYAIEAMGYGNSIAFPAMKHPDCMCAVVKLASGAVCKLTGAYGIVGPRPAFNNLEVYGTQGTVRGAKVMLGHGHDVDEEFDIADKQIAGHPYEPEIEHFLDCIIHDKPTLVDAFEGANSAAAMIVATEAVETGQVLTVPHFSRD; from the coding sequence ATGAGCAAGGTGCGCGTCGGTGTCGTTGGGCTTGGGGGCAACGGCTCGGGGCATACCCAGAGCTACTGGCATAGCCCGAACGCGGAGTTGGTCGGTATCTGCGACTTGAACCCCCAGCGGTTGCAGTGGGCCAAGGACTCCCTCGGCCTCGACGACAGCGTCGGGATGTACACCAGCCTGGAGGAGATGCTCGACCAGGCGAACCTGGATGCCCTGTCGGTCAACACCTCCGATCATCTGCACGCCGGGCCGTTCGTGCAGGGCCTGGAGGCCGGGTGCCATGTCATCGTCGAGAAGCCCATGGGCAACACGCTGGACGACCTGTACGCGATGACGGAGGCCGCGCGCCAGTCCGACCGCAAGACGATGGTCGGGCAGATCCTGCGCTTCAATCCCTACTACAACGCCGTCCACGACCTGTGCGCCTCGGGGAAGCTCGGGGAGATCTTCTATCTGGAGTCCGACTACATCCACGCCCTGCAGGGCCAGGCCGACCCCGCGCGCCTCAATCCCTTCATCGGCAACATCAACTGGTACCTCGAACACGAGAAGGTACTCGTCGGCGGGTGCAGCCACCAGTTCGACCTACTCCGCTGGTTCGCCAACTCCTATGCGATCGAGGCCATGGGCTATGGCAACAGCATCGCCTTCCCGGCGATGAAGCACCCGGACTGCATGTGCGCGGTGGTGAAACTCGCCAGCGGCGCGGTGTGCAAGCTCACGGGGGCGTACGGCATCGTGGGCCCACGACCGGCCTTCAACAACCTGGAGGTCTACGGCACGCAGGGCACGGTGCGCGGGGCGAAGGTGATGCTGGGCCACGGGCACGACGTGGACGAGGAGTTTGACATTGCCGACAAGCAGATCGCCGGCCATCCGTACGAGCCGGAGATCGAGCACTTCCTGGACTGCATCATCCACGACAAGCCGACGCTGGTGGACGCCTTCGAGGGCGCCAACAGCGCGGCGGCGATGATCGTGGCGACCGAGGCGGTGGAGACGGGGCAGGTGCTAACGGTGCCGCACTTCAGTCGCGACTGA
- a CDS encoding DUF1559 domain-containing protein: protein MRRGFTLIELLVVIAIIAILAAILFPVFARAREKARQTSCMSNLKQLGLAALAYGQDYDEMLPRADPGNAGLAPLGYGAWMTTQTVGVWEPSGGSLYPYVRNAQLFVCPSRKSEAYPGCSYEMNQLVSAVTLAVLDDVSGTALFEESQCDDAAGYPTDDFGRFACHNGGSNVAFTDGHAKWLNRQSLLKANLYTYQSD, encoded by the coding sequence ATGCGTAGAGGCTTCACACTCATTGAGTTGTTGGTGGTGATCGCGATCATCGCGATACTCGCTGCCATCCTCTTCCCTGTGTTTGCCAGGGCCCGAGAGAAGGCCCGCCAGACCAGTTGCATGTCCAACCTCAAGCAACTCGGCCTGGCCGCCCTCGCGTACGGCCAGGACTATGACGAGATGCTGCCCAGGGCCGACCCCGGTAACGCGGGACTGGCCCCTCTCGGCTACGGAGCGTGGATGACGACGCAGACCGTTGGGGTCTGGGAGCCCAGTGGCGGATCGCTGTACCCCTACGTTAGGAACGCGCAGCTGTTCGTGTGTCCGTCGCGCAAGAGCGAGGCCTACCCGGGCTGCAGCTACGAGATGAACCAGCTGGTCTCAGCGGTGACGTTGGCCGTGCTGGATGATGTGTCCGGCACGGCGCTGTTCGAGGAATCGCAGTGCGATGACGCAGCCGGCTATCCGACCGATGACTTCGGGCGCTTCGCCTGCCACAACGGCGGCTCGAACGTCGCCTTCACCGACGGCCACGCCAAGTGGCTCAACCGCCAGAGCCTCCTGAAGGCAAACCTCTACACGTACCAGTCGGACTAG
- a CDS encoding DUF1559 domain-containing protein, with amino-acid sequence MRRGFTLIELLVVIAIIAILAAILFPVFAKAREKARQSSCNSNMRQLGIAFQAYAQDYDERFPGSGATFADPYPWGYWIVKTNGANSWDVANGAIYSYIKNAQLYICPSRRADPRPNCTYEMNGSVSWASLGAIDDVSGTALVTEAVNDDGSCTSTDGGGGYSTHNDGSNVCFVDGHAKWLKSTNMLPSLFTPASD; translated from the coding sequence ATGCGCAGGGGTTTCACGCTCATCGAGTTGTTGGTCGTCATCGCGATCATCGCGATCCTCGCCGCCATTCTCTTCCCGGTGTTCGCCAAGGCCCGCGAGAAGGCGCGTCAGTCGAGCTGCAACTCCAACATGCGGCAGCTCGGCATCGCGTTCCAGGCGTACGCGCAGGACTATGACGAGAGGTTCCCTGGTTCGGGCGCGACGTTCGCTGACCCGTATCCGTGGGGCTACTGGATCGTCAAGACCAACGGCGCGAACTCATGGGATGTCGCCAATGGCGCCATCTACTCGTACATCAAGAACGCCCAGCTCTACATCTGCCCGTCGCGTCGGGCGGACCCGCGGCCGAACTGCACCTATGAGATGAATGGCAGCGTGTCGTGGGCCTCGCTGGGCGCCATAGACGATGTCTCCGGCACGGCCCTGGTCACCGAGGCCGTCAACGATGACGGCTCGTGCACCTCGACCGACGGTGGCGGTGGCTACTCGACCCACAACGACGGCTCGAATGTCTGCTTCGTTGACGGCCACGCCAAGTGGCTCAAGAGCACCAACATGCTGCCGAGCCTGTTCACGCCGGCCAGCGACTAG